GCGTCGGGGAAGAGGTCCCGGATCTCGTTACATTACATGGCGGCACGCCTCCGGCGTCAACCGGGCGTAGATGGCGCCGAGCTCGGCGACGGCCCGGTGGACGAGTCCCTTGACCGTCCCGACCGGGCAGTCGAGCAGCTCCGCGATCTCGCGGTATTTCAGATTCTGGTCTCGGCTGAGCATCAGGATTTCCTTTTTCTTCGGCGACAGCTCGTCCAGGGCTCGGGCCACGAGGGCCGCCTCGGCGCCCCGTTCGGCCCGTTCGGCCGGGCCTTGGCCGGGATGCGTGGGCTCGACGAGCTGATCGTCCAAGGGGAGCGCGTCTTTCTTCTTGCGCAAGTGGTCGATGTGGGCGTTGCGGGCGATCTTGTACATCCAGACGGCGAAGCGGTCCTCGCCGTGGTAGGTCGTGCGGTACTTGAGGATGCGGATGAAGACGTCCTGGACGAGGTCTTCGCTGGCGGCCCGGTTCCCGGTCAGGCGGAGGAAAAAGTTAAAGAGGGCGATGTGGTGGCGCTCGAAGAGGACGGCCAATTGCTCGACCCGGCCGTCCCGGACCGCCTGCATCACCAGGTCGTCGGTCATCTTTTCGCCCCGCGTATCTGTGGCCGGGCTTTTAGATCATTCGTATGGAGTTCGTTATTGTCATCCCGAGCCATCCCCCGGAGGGGGATGACGTGGGGATCTCGACCAGGTCGCCACGCGGTCCGGGCCCGCTCTCGACGACAAGCGAATTCAATCGATATATCGCCGAAACGAGGCGTCCCCGTCGAGCCTTGGTTTCTCATGTTCATAATTAAAGACTCGAAAGAGTCAAAATGGTTACAAATCGGCGATCGGCGACAAGGCCGCTCAGAAGATCATAGCCCGATTGGGACGAAAAGTCCCTTCCGCAGCCTGTTTAAGGCCGGACGTTCAATTGAATCTTGAAAACGCCCTTTTCGCCCAGAGGGAGGAAGCGGCTTTCGGGGTCCCAGCGCCGCTCCCAGTTTTTGCTGTAAACGAAATAGACTTCATTGCCGGGAGAGATCTGCCAGCGCAGGCGCATGTTCCAGCCGAGCTTGCGGGAGACGTCGTCATACTGGACATAGTTCATCAGCCCGAAGTCCGGCGAAAGAAAGAGGTCGGCTTTAAGCTGGTAGACGTGCTCGTCGAAGTTCCCCTGAGGCAGCCGGCCGCGGACAAAGTCGGCGTCCAGGGAGAGGGTGGCGTAGCCGTGGAATTTGTAGGTGAAGGCCAATTGGACGTCCTGGTAGTTCCCGGAATAGAACGGCCCGAAATGCCATTCCATCTCCACCATCCAGGGCCGGTGCATGGCCGAGCTGAACTGAACGGCGAAGTTTGTGAAATCATAGGCCCGCTTGGGCAGGACGACCCCGTCGGCTACCTCGAAGTCGCAGGGGAGCACGTCGCGGACGGGGATGACGTTGAACTCGATGTGCTCGCCGCTCTCCGTCCGGAGGTTGAGGGGGGCGGTGAAGACGCGGCGCGTCTCGAGCCGGCCCTGCAGGTCCCAATAGAACGTAAATTGCAGCTCGAAGAAGAACTGCCTGACGGCCTGCTTGAGAAATCCGCCCTCGGGCCGCGGCTGGTAGCTGAACCCGAGGTTGTAGTTCTGGACTCCCGGCCGCGGCAGAAAGCCGAGCCCTGGGGCGAGCGCGTCGCCGTAGTAGCCGTAGCTCGTGTTGACGTCCCAGAGGTCGTTGGGGTAATTGACCTCGAACCCGTAGCCCTGATGCTTTCCGGCCACGATCCCGTTCCAGTTATAGACGTACCAGCCGATGACCGACAGGTTTTGGTCGCCCTGGAAGCGGGATGTTTGGTAGGTCCAATCAAACCCGGCCAGGGTGTTCTTCTTGCCGTCCGGGCTGCCGTCGGTGAAGAGAAGCCCGACTTTGCTTTCGGCGAAGATGTTCTGGTAGATGCGGCCGGCCACGAAGCCGCGGCCGGGCGTGCCGCCGTAGTCGCGCGTCCGCACGCTCAACAGATTGATGTTGGTGTCGCCCACCTTGCCGAAGACCTTGGCGCCCAGGGCCAGTGGGACCCGCTCGCCCTCCAGCAGGCCGATGCGGCGGCTGAAGAAGGGGGAAAACGTCTCCGAGCTCGACGATCCGGCGAAGTTGAAGATCTCGGAGCCTTCCAGGA
This genomic window from Candidatus Aminicenantes bacterium contains:
- a CDS encoding DUF5916 domain-containing protein, producing the protein MRKILALAGLVLAIGGSAFLPADGPAQKAVRVAKGPVLDGRLDDDAWKQAAPFTGFKQAIPEPGREPSERTELRIVYDENALYVGVRCFDRDPGRIAANTMAHDGGGDDEHSSDDIIQVLLDPFQDKRNAYLFVVNPRGARREGLAFGEHFSLNWDGIWDAKAEITAEGWTCEMQIPFRTISFKPELAVWGINVERYIPRRQETIRLAGISRDAYFYNAMEAAVLEGIGGVKQGLGLTFRPYGTIGALKDEGLGRKADWDVDGGFDLYKNITPNFTAAFSYNTDFAETEVDERRINLTRFPLFFPEKRTFFLEGSEIFNFAGSSSSETFSPFFSRRIGLLEGERVPLALGAKVFGKVGDTNINLLSVRTRDYGGTPGRGFVAGRIYQNIFAESKVGLLFTDGSPDGKKNTLAGFDWTYQTSRFQGDQNLSVIGWYVYNWNGIVAGKHQGYGFEVNYPNDLWDVNTSYGYYGDALAPGLGFLPRPGVQNYNLGFSYQPRPEGGFLKQAVRQFFFELQFTFYWDLQGRLETRRVFTAPLNLRTESGEHIEFNVIPVRDVLPCDFEVADGVVLPKRAYDFTNFAVQFSSAMHRPWMVEMEWHFGPFYSGNYQDVQLAFTYKFHGYATLSLDADFVRGRLPQGNFDEHVYQLKADLFLSPDFGLMNYVQYDDVSRKLGWNMRLRWQISPGNEVYFVYSKNWERRWDPESRFLPLGEKGVFKIQLNVRP
- a CDS encoding RNA polymerase sigma factor, yielding MTDDLVMQAVRDGRVEQLAVLFERHHIALFNFFLRLTGNRAASEDLVQDVFIRILKYRTTYHGEDRFAVWMYKIARNAHIDHLRKKKDALPLDDQLVEPTHPGQGPAERAERGAEAALVARALDELSPKKKEILMLSRDQNLKYREIAELLDCPVGTVKGLVHRAVAELGAIYARLTPEACRHVM